The nucleotide sequence ttttacgtACTTTTTTTGCCTGGTAAGCCTCATTTTAGATATTCCCCAGTGGGTTGGAAAAGTCAAAGATTAAGCCATATCCTCTGATGCACATCTTGGTGTCTGGCTTATTACACTGCTTACTCAATCATGAAGTATACGCCAGTGAATACTACCTTGGAGGAGAGCATATTCTCCAGCCAACAACGACTTATTCAGCTTGCAGGcgcctaccacaaggagtcactggAGAACATTGAGACAAGGCAGTCTTGTCCGACTTTCTTAGCAGCCCACCCCTTACAGGTGATGAGACATTActtggcaacaaaaatgagtacactcctaagtgaaaatgtccaaattgggcccaaaatgtcaatattatGTGTGGACACCAttcttttccagcactgccttaaccctcttgggcatggagttcaccagagtttcacaggttgccactggagtctgCTTCCACTCTTCCATAACGACATCAcgaagctggtggatgttagagaccttgcgctcctccaccttccacttgaggatgccccaaagatgctcaatagggtttaggtctagagacttgcttggccagtccatcacctttaccctcagcttctttagcaagccagtggtcgtcttggaggtgtgttttgggtcgttatgttggaatactgccctgtggcccagtctccgaaatgagaggatcatgctctgcttcaatatgtcacagtacatgttggcattcatggttccctcaatgaactgtagctccctaGTGCTGGcaacactcatgcagccccagaccatgacactcccaccaccatgcttgactgtaggcaagacacacttgtccttgtactcctcacctggttgccgccacacacgcttgacaccatctgaatcaAATaaatttatcttggtctcatcagaccacaggacatggttccagtaatccatgtccttagtttGCTTGTCTTcaacaaactgtttgtgggctttcttgtgcatcatctttagaagaggcttccttctgggacgacagccatgtaGACCAAtatgatgcagtgtgcggcatatggtctgagcactgacaggctgacaccccaccccttcaacctttgcagcaatgctggcagcactcatacatctatatcccaaagacaacctctgtataagacactgagcacgtgcactcaacatctttggtcaaccatggcgaggcctgttctgagtggaacctgtcttgTTGAACCGCTGTActgtcttggccaccgtgctgcagctcagtttcagggtcttggctaactttttatagcctaggccatctttatgtagagcaacaattcttttttttcagatcctcagagagttctttgccatgaggtgccgtgttgaacttccagtgaccagtatgagggagtgtgagagcaataacaccaaattcacacctgagacttcacatgacaccggggagggaaaatggctaatttgtcccaatttggacattttcacttaggggtgtgctcacttttgttgctagcggtttagacattaatggctgtgttgagttattttgaggggacagcacatttacactgttatacaagctgtacactcactactttaaattgtagcaaagtgtcatttcttcagtgttctcacatgaaaagatataatctaatattcacaaaaatgtgaggggtgtactcacctcTGAGAGACTGTATATCTTCAAAGTATTGAGATTTTATACACAATTCATAATTTTAAAGGTATCCTGTTAATTGCTGTTAACGTTCTCAGAATTATAAAGTTCTGGGGAGGGGTCTAATtatcatatttacattttaaatggttaaGGTCAACTTTTTGGACTATTACTTTACCAGATAAGTATGACTAACACATTCTTGTTTTCAGAAATGACCTGGTAGCAATTTGGTTGATTGCATTGGTCAGAGTGAAGAAGGACACATTTTTCATTGGCCCAGAACTCTTGACCACTAGGCCACCCTGCAGCTCCAGACTGACTGCAGAGTTTTTACCATAGCAGTTATTATAATTAAACCTGATGAGTGGTAAAATATCCTTATCTTCCCTCTGGGTTGATTCCAACAGGAATTAAGCTACACATCACAAACCAGAATACTGTGGCTTGCAGGAATGATTATGGCTGTGGCACGAGACAGGAGTTTCAGCTGACAATGTTGAGGATAACTAGACCATAACTAAAATGTGTTAACACATTTATTACAGCCAACAAACATGTTGCGGTGTTAACAATCTAAACGATGCGACGCATTTAGAAAGTGTTACTCAAAAGTCTGTTTAGACCGTGAACGCTTGGTTTTACGGTGCCATTTATGACTGCTTCACTTCTCTCTTATAAATTCACTGTGTCTTATTTTACAGGTTGTCTAGAAGCCAAACTCCTAAAGAAAACATCCAGAATGGTTCTCATGATACTACCCCTTATCGGCTCAGTCTCTTTGTCTGAGGGCCTGGTGGGCATGGTAACACTGTGCCTGGTGTACATGCTCATGAAGTACATGCACACAGAGATCCCAGAAGGACTAAAACGACTCCCAGGACCAAAGCCCCTGCCCATTATTGGGAATGTCCTGGATATGGGGAATAATCCACACCTCAGCCTCACTGCCATGAGTAAACTCTACGGCTCAGTCTACCAGATCCAGATTGGCATGCGTCCCGTGGTGGTTCTGAGTGGCAGTGAGACTGTGCGTCAGGCTCTCATCAAGCAAGGGGAAGACTTTGCCGGCAGGCCCGATCTCTACACCTTCAAGTTTGTCAACAACGGCAAAAGTCTGTCCTTCAGCCCTGACCATGCTGGCGTGTGGCGCGCCCGACGCAAGCTGGCAATGGGTGCCCTCCGCTCCTTCTCCACCGTCGACGGAACATCCCCAGAGTACTCCTGTGCCCTGGAGGAGCACATCTGCAAGGAGGGAGAGTATCTGCTGAAACAGCTGACCTCGGCTATGGATGTCAATGGCAGCTTTGATCCCTTCCGTCATATCGTCGTATCCGTGGCCAACGTCATATGTGGAATGTGCTTCGGCCGACGCTACAGCCATGACGACCAGGAGCTGCTGCGCTTGGTGAACCTGAGTGATGAGTTTGGTCAAGTAGTGGCCAGTGGCAATCCTGCTGACTTTATTCCCTTTCTCCGTTACCTGCCCAACCGCAACATAAAGAAGTTTATGGATATCAACGCACGTTTTAATAGCTTTGTGCAGAAAATTGTCAGGGAACACTATGACAGCTATGACAaggtaaaatgttattttgttttaagtttAATTCCATGatgaatacagtatatttccATTTGTTGTCTGTGATGCTGATAGTTGATTGTTCTGTTTTCAGGACAACATCCGTGACATCACTGACTCCCTTATTGATATCTGTGAGGACAGGAAATTGGATGAAAACTCCAACATCCAGGTTTCTGATGAGAAGATTGTGGGCATTGTAAATGATCTCTTTGGGGCAGGTGAGTTGAGTGACCCAACAGTGAATAATACGATGACAATCTATATCATCCATTTGGAAAAACGCTTAGCTGTTTAGAATGTTTTAGTTACACAAAGCGATGTCTGTTCCCCCTCAGGTTTTGACACCATCAGCACAGCTTTATCATGGTCTGTTCTGTACCTTGTGGCTTATCCAGACATCCAGGAAAGACTGCATCAAGAATTGAGTAAGAGAAACTTGCTAATAGAAATTGATTATTCTGCTTTCTAAATGTTTATGTATAATTATGTACATGAATCACAAAATGTCCCATTTGTTTTTGATAACTAATGTGCTCCTATGTCTTACCAACAGAGGAACGGGTGGGAATGGACCGCACCCCCCGTCTGTCTGACAAAATCCTCTTACCCCGCTTAGAGGCCTTTATTCTGGAGCTCTTCCGTCACTCTTCTTTTCTGCCATTTACTATCCCTCACTGGTGAGTTGCACCTGCTCAAAATACAAGTTTACATTATACAAATTATAGACAAATATGACATGGTCTAAATCTGGTAATGTCTATCTTTTTTCAGTACCACCAAGGATACATCTCTTAACGGGTACTTCATTCCCAAGGACACATGTGTCTTCATCAACCAGTGGCAGGTCAACCATGACCCGTAAGTATGGCATTAACACAATTTAGGCCAATCCACCAATCAGAACCCAGAACATCACcgtgtaaatgtttttaaagaaagTACATTTGAATAAATACTCTATGGCCTAAAAATATTGTTCAAACTTTCATTTTGAGATCATGACCAACCCCCTGCATCTGTAACTGTAGAGTAATTTTAGAGGGGTTCgatttctccatccctctgctTTTTTAAGAAACGAGCTGAAGGCACGTTTTGTGACAGGAACTTTAAATTGTTACTCCTGTGCTCTTCAGGGAACTGTGGAAAGAACCTTCTTCTTTCAACCCTGACCGTTTTCTGAATGCTGATGGCTCAGAAGTCAACAAGCTGGATCGAGAGAAGGTGTTGATATTTGGCTTAGGCAAACGTCGCTGCATTGGTGAGGTCATCGCACACAATGAGTTCTTCCTCTTCTTGGCCATCCTCCTCCAGCGGTTGCGCTTCCAAGAGAAGCCTGGACACCCATTGGACATGACCCCAGAGTACGGTCTCACCATGAAACACAAGCGCTGTCAGGTGAAGGCTAGCCTGCGGACATGGGGGCATGAGGAGTGAGGGCTTAGGTCACCTAAAGTAAGCCAACCTAAAGTAAGCCACATACACTGGGTGGTATGCGCTGAGTTCAGAGTTACAGTACCCCTGTCAAAAatgacaggttcttgtgatgtaaaagaatgagacaaagataaatcatgtcagaaagttttccacctataatgtgacctataacgtgaacaattcaattgaaaaacaaactgaaatctttaagggggaaaaatagaaaactcacaataacctggttgcataagtgtgcacacccttaaacaaatactttgttgaagcaccttttgatcttattacagcactcagtctttttgggtaggagtctattagcatggcacatcttgatttggcaatatttgcccactcttctttgcaaaagcgctccaaatctgtcagattgcgaggacatctcctgtgcacagcactcttcagatcaccccacagatattcaattagtttcaagtctgggctctggctgggccattccaaaacgttaatcttccatgcttttgtggatttggatgtgtgctttgagtcgttgtcatgctgaaaggtgaacttcctcttcatctttctaacagacacttgaaggttttgtgccaaaattgcctggtatttgtaactgttcataattccttcaaccctgactaaggccccggttccagctgaagaaaaactgccccaaagcatgatgctgccaccaccatgcttcactgggggtatggtgttctttgggtgaagtgcagtgttgtttttgcaccaaacataccttttggaattatggtcaaaaggttcaaccttggtttcatcaacTATGAGATTGCCTTGATTGCAGCTCACGTCGTATAGGGTCGCTTTGCAGAGGACCAATCTATTCATTATTCAATAGAAACTATACACCTAAACCCAAGGTGGGGTTTTAAAGGGCcgaatgtttttatgttttttttttaggtaaaaatgtatcaaactaAAAGAGGAAGTGCCTGGTCTCATTCATTTGAGTTGTCATTCCAGTGGTCATAGATCTCAGTCAGAGGTGACTGGATATATTGAATTACATAAGCTAGATAGAGTATATCTGTCAAAAGTCGACACATTGAAGCTATGTTGGTATCCCTTCAAAATGTGATTGGTAATTTGTGTACATATTATAGCCTATATGTTTTGgaaagtatttgttttatgtgcCTAATGTGTATATTTTGGTGAGTTATGTTGGTACGTCGGCTTTGTATGACTTTTTAGGatattaaaacacattaattgaatctttatataaaacattttggattactcttttgtaaatgtcaaaaatgttattacataAAAAGGACTTTTGTTAACTaaaactatacatttttatctataaaatgttgttagaaactatccactaaaataaaagctgaaaaataaagaaaatatgatgtCTTGTTTTGTGTGATAAAAGCAGTAACCAATATATGCACACGCAATATAATGTGCAATTCCATTTAAATGGATCCACGAGCACCAATGCAAAGTTAATTGATTCATACCAAATTGGGTTTCAAATAGAAACTATATCATTGGTAACTGAAGGCATAAATACATGTTCTAACCATTTACATTGCAGTAAATACATACTTGGACaattaaaatgatgttttgcTATTTTTCAAATTAAGGCGTAAAAGTGCAAGTTGACACATTTATTTGAGTGTATTTACATCTATAAACAGTGAacaggaatacattttttttatacaaagtATATCCCATTTATAGAGACCAAAAATTATTAGTCTTAAATAAAGTTGGTCTTGGTAGGTCTTGGTTGCAAGTCCTTTGCTTTCAATTACTCCCTAGTCTGTGACCCATAGAGATCAACAgacactgggtatcttcccttaTGATGCTCTACGAGCCCTGTACAGCAGCCATCCTTTTTGTTTCAAggcatctttgcattctgtctttttttcagaAAGTAAAACACATGCTCAAATGAATTCAGGCTGGGTGATTGACTCAGTCAGTCAACAACATTCTACTTTTTGTTGCTAAAAACTACTTTGTTTCTTTAGCAGTATATTTCCCTGCTGCAAGGTGAAGTGCCCTCCAATGAGTTTTGAGGAATTTGGTTGGATCTGTTTGTCTACACTTCACACAGAAAATATGTCATGAATCTAGACGAGCCATAAATGCCTGAAACATAAGATCCCCTCAACCTTATATCACAGAGACTTGATACGCATGTCCTTTTTTCAACACACCTTTCTCTAGCCATCTTTTACATAtatttctctcatcttttttgttttaccaaAACTCTGCAATCAAAAACCACACAAAAAGATGTGGTTCTGCCCAGAGTCAACATTTTGACAGTATATGTATGAATCAGGTTGAAAAAGCAAGACTGGTTGTGTTTATGATAAAAGTTTTATGACAAATGTAGGCTACTGCCATTCTGTTAATGTCTCATGCAGCTTaataacacagatttttttgtaCCAATTTTTATCCATACACTAATCATGATGTGAAAACCCAAGAGAGAAAAACCTGCCACTAAACAGCATTGGCAGATGCGAGGGAGAGGAGTAGGTGGaccagggagaggagaaggagaacggGGGAGAGGAGTATCTGGACCATGGAGAGGAGTAGCTCGACCAGGCAGAAGAATAGTTAAACAAGGacaaaggagaaggagaggtagggagagaggaGTATGAATGTGTGGTGGTGTTGTCAGTGATGAAATAAAAGCCACCATCATAGATCATGTGATAAACCATGGTCTatcactgagggaggctggtgAAAGTGTCCAGCCTAATCTCAGACGATCAACTGTGCCTTCGATTATCCAGAATTTTCAACAAACCAACAGGAAAGTAATGCATTTCACAAGGGCTTCTTCTATCATAACTGCTGCTATGCCCCACAGTTACTGCAGGCCACCAGTCCCAATGGAAATacatatgttgtgtttttgtgcctCTAAAGGACCCAACGTCTTCCTCCCctctggaggaagaggaaagctCCTCAGTGAAGACCAAGAGCATGTAGGATTGGTCACATGACCATATGTTTTTCCTGGATGCAATGGATGCCGGCTGCAGAGACATCTCACCTGAAGATTGCCAGGGGTGGATAAGGCCAAGTGTTTCTATCCAAGGTGCGTAGCAAGAGACGACATAcgatgtgatgtggatgagaacatgTAGACAAATACTGAAGATTGTAAAGATTTGGACAGGACtgtgcatttttgtgttttttccattcTGTGCCCTTTTTActgtaattgtgttttatttttacacatttggaaCCAAGGACCATGTATGCTGGattttttattgatcactggcaGCAATTTCATGTTACTAGTAATGCTTTTACTACAGCAATTCTGTCACAATTTTTTTCTACTTTACATTCTATAAAGAAGACTCATTCACTTTTAGATAGTATGTTGCCAGAAATGCACACATTCGACATTCGACCTAAATATGTAGAGTGGTTTACagtaaacagaaataaaattatAAGAAACAATGGATTTAATATTGTCTATTGTCTGAAGGTAGAACTGACACATGAAAAGTAATGGAGTTTTTGTAATGCCATCAACTGGTAGTATTTTCAAAGTCGTTGTGCTATGATTAACTGTAAGTTCCTCTTGGATAGAAAATGTGCTAATGTTTTGACAGAATTATTAGATGTTGAGTCGAGTTTGCCGTGTTAGTGTATGTTGAGAAAGCTTTTTTGCATTTTGAGTTGGTTTTTAATAAACAGAACGTGGTTTTGAGCAGAAAATTAACTATTTGGCTAattgtgtgttactgtgtttagAGTTTAGAAAAAGTATCTTAAGTATAGGTGAACGCTTGTTAGCAATtgcaaaaaactgtaatatttgaaagaaaaaagaaaaaagcagaGGAAGTGACGATGCGAACAGGAAACAATAATGCTCTGAAACTATGCTTCTGGGTAGTGAGTAGTGTTAGTAGCTAAGCGAACTAAGAAATTCCTCATCATAAAACTCGTGAAAAGGACACGGTATGCACTTTTTTAAAATTTGACATCACAGCGTCTCGTGAATATCAGAAGGATGGAAACATGAGTTAATAACCACGCGTTGTTACGGCATAATTTAGCCACTTTGATTCATCAAGGCTACTTACTGTCCTATCTTCTCTCTGTAATAACACAGCTATTTAAATGTTTGCTATATTGCTCGGTGCGGTAACCAAATGTATTCCTATGGTAAGTTCAGAGGATTAACTAGTTGGTATGTAGTTCGCTGGCTAACGTTACTGGTTTAATTCAAATGGCTATAGCTAGATAGCGTAAGTTCTTTGTCTTAACATAGCCATGTACCGAGTAGTTACACTGTACGTCGTTACGCAAAGTTCAGATGCGGGATTGACTGGAAGTcgatttaaatataaattaacaGCGCATTGGTACGGTTGAGTGTTTTGTTTGACATAATATAAATGTCACAGAGTTGGTACAACCGTTCACAACCAGTTATCAACAATGTTATCTTGTAGTTGGTCTCTAATTCAGGCATAACAACGGCCTCTTTCTCAATCATTAAAGGATAAATCCATTTTATCTTAACAATGTTCAGCTAACTTGAAGGggcaattttttttctattagAACCCTTTTGTATTAAATTTAGAATCCTCAGTGGAACAGGTTCTTTATGGAACCAAATAGAGTTCTAACTAGACCCTTTTAAGGGAACAGTTGAAGTCCTTTTCAAGGATTCTGAACTTATTGCAGCAACAGTTAACATTCAAACTAACTCTTCAATCCAGTATGGTTAAGTTTGTTTCATGGACATTCTGTGGTGGTTTGGTTCCCCTTTGCAAATCAAATGATCATTGCAGCGTAGCATTTTAGCAACAAGAATAAGACTGATTGATTTCCAAGGTTGTGTTCTGTTAACCAGTAGCAATTCAACATGTTAGGATGTGCACCCAAAATCATTTctggtgaatacattttgggaaaCTACAATTCTGCTATTACTGCAGATAAATTATggaattttttaaatattaaaatgccaATATCCCACACAATGCCCCTTTTAGCAAAAGGAAATAATTAAGCCATGTTAGAATGCTTATTTTTATTGTCTAAATCAGCTTTAATTAACATCAAACCATATCTAATTCAGGTGATTGCAAGATTTCGGCAATTGAGTACAGGATGCACCTGTATTCAATTGAGTGTCAGAGGAAAAGTTCTGAATActcatgtaaatgtaatttttcagttttttttaattttgttatacattctaaaaaaaactgtttttgtgtttttactaTGGGGCTTTGTTTGTAGACTAATTTGGAAAAAACTATTGAATCCATTTTAGAAcaaggctgtaatgtaacaaaatgtggaaatttGATCTGAATAGTTTCCAAATTCTCTGTATATGAGatttaatatattaatttataatacatttgttacacatttctaaaaactttTCAGTAATGGGTATTGTGTGTCAATTGAGGGCAATTATAAATGTAAGTTTGTAATGAAGAAAAATCCGAAGGTGAACGGATCTGAATATCTTTTGCGGGTACTGTAAGTGCTTACACAGCTTTACTTAATTGGTTCTTTCTTGTTAAGAAAGCTGCAATGTATTAACTGCATTTGTAAAGTTGTTGTCTCTGTCTGCTGTTTAGCCTTAGATCCAAAGAACATGGCTGCAGACTGGTTGGGCAGTCTGGTGTCAATAAACTGTGGACCAACCCTGGGCATGTACCAAGGAGAAGTGTCATCTGTGGACCAGACAAGTCAGACCATCTCTCTCAGACAACCATTCCACAATGGGATCAGGTGCCCTGTCCCTGAGGTCACCTTTAGGTAAGGTCCCTTCATATGGCATCTCAGATTTCAGGGAATATATGAGGTGATAATGACATCGATAAGTCAAAGCCATTTTTCCCGCCCTTCAATGCCCCCAGTGATGTAGTACTGTGGGGGGTTTGTGGTGTAGCCTAAAAGACATTCCTTGCTTTTTCTGGCCAATTCTTTTTGAAACATATCTTACTGCCCTAGAAATCATTCAGATATAATACATACCATCTAAGGTCTCCCAGGGGAAAGTGCTCCCTTTAagttttaatgacattttcttGGTGGGACTACTTgtggacacattttctttaacaaCCTTGCTGATTGTTAGAAACAAATTGAAACCCCTGGTTTGGTAAGTAGAGACTGTAGAGTGTATACAAATACTTTTGAAGACGAGAAATGTTTTTTCGCCATACCCTAATGCGTTTCAATGTATTGAACTAAATGTTAGCCTATATCTAGCTATATTTTTAGTTTTGGGACAAATCTATGTCACTGTCAGGTAGGAGGATGTGGTGTTTGAGAGCTATCAAGAGTGGCTATTGAATGCCAGCAATGTGAGGTTTTGCCTGCTAAAGCAGAAACTACTGAAATCATCCTTTTTGTAATTGAATGCATGCGTCTGACAAATGAATTGTATCTCAACGATTCATGAAGCTTGGACGCTGCCATTGGACCCGACGCAACAGGAGTTGTAAAGAAGTTGTCATTTATTTCAGAAGAGGCAATCCTTAATGGCTAATTGCAATGCTGGACACTCAGTGGCTCTAGTGGATCTATTAGGTTAGATGCCAGTGAATGAACCgaaaaatgtcaattctatGTCTATTTACACTTATAATGATTCTTCATAATTTATTATAGAcacatgtatacctatgtatTTAATTTCTGTTCTAGTAAGCTGTCCTTGGAATGttgatggttaacagatgtttctgttaggagggaatgcagagacaaaaggGTTGCTTCTAATTGCCTAGCTTGCGTGATCCTTGAGATAACACCCCTGTGTCATTGGAAAAGCCCCAGggattgataaggggtctattctacaGGACTGGTTCTGTTTTCCTTTGGTCAGTTGACCAACCCCCACTACTTGATTTTTAGGATATAACCAGAGCGAGGGTTTGAAGAAGCTCTCTTGCATTTACCTTTCCTCCTGTCAGCATCTTCAAACTCCGGAGTACTTtaatctttgatacttgtactgtatttgtaatactctctttatacaTTAAATCCCTTGGTTACaataattcattgactatttggaataaatctAAAATGGGTccaaatccagttccaccaccaGGTGTTCCAGTCCTCACTTTCTGCTGTGGAGATCACGGTTTTCCATGGAAAATGTCAGTCTCATTTGAAGATTAGAATTTAGTTATGCTCATATACAAGCACATGGAGGTTTTCCTCATTCTCGGAAAGAAGTGGACCaatttgtaaatatgtaaacattttaaaaagtatacaTGTATATCTTTGAGCATGGTAAAGTTATTAATTAGACTTTGGATAGTGTTTTAATACTCCAGCACAGTACAGGTGTCCTTTGGAATTCAGTTTTCAGAGAGGAAGTAAACCAGAGACAGACATTTAACCATGAAGCCAATAGTGGTTTAAAAGAGAATTGTCACTGCTGCTCTCTCTACCTACATAAGTCCTTAAATAGGGTATTAACCTGTCATATCCGCCATAAAAATTGTGAATTTCTGCGGTTCTGCCTTTCAATTGGCAAAACACGTAAGCCACAGTAAGTGCTACACAgtgtgacaattttttttatgccAGGCTCAACCTGTGACATTGTTGGTTGTACTCCCAGTGCAGAATTCTTTGCATAATTATGCCTGAAACACTTCCAATCACCCCTTATGTAGGGAGACTGAA is from Esox lucius isolate fEsoLuc1 chromosome 2, fEsoLuc1.pri, whole genome shotgun sequence and encodes:
- the LOC105015303 gene encoding cytochrome P450 1A1, translated to MVLMILPLIGSVSLSEGLVGMVTLCLVYMLMKYMHTEIPEGLKRLPGPKPLPIIGNVLDMGNNPHLSLTAMSKLYGSVYQIQIGMRPVVVLSGSETVRQALIKQGEDFAGRPDLYTFKFVNNGKSLSFSPDHAGVWRARRKLAMGALRSFSTVDGTSPEYSCALEEHICKEGEYLLKQLTSAMDVNGSFDPFRHIVVSVANVICGMCFGRRYSHDDQELLRLVNLSDEFGQVVASGNPADFIPFLRYLPNRNIKKFMDINARFNSFVQKIVREHYDSYDKDNIRDITDSLIDICEDRKLDENSNIQVSDEKIVGIVNDLFGAGFDTISTALSWSVLYLVAYPDIQERLHQELKERVGMDRTPRLSDKILLPRLEAFILELFRHSSFLPFTIPHCTTKDTSLNGYFIPKDTCVFINQWQVNHDPELWKEPSSFNPDRFLNADGSEVNKLDREKVLIFGLGKRRCIGEVIAHNEFFLFLAILLQRLRFQEKPGHPLDMTPEYGLTMKHKRCQVKASLRTWGHEE